A stretch of the Prochlorococcus marinus str. MIT 0918 genome encodes the following:
- a CDS encoding NAD(P)H-hydrate dehydratase: protein MTWPNLDANHLIVSSSQMKGIEEKLFSYGMPVEALMEKVGLEMKKWFIENPRLLENGVVVLVGPGHNGGDGLVLARELHLLGVEVFLWCPFVNKKSLTVRQLSYCYSIGIKELQSPPDPAGNFLWIDALFGLGQNRPLPQEIGFLLQSRERVKPGKLISLDVPAGICSDTGKSFDAGVATALFTLTVGLIKSGLIQDIALRYVGTLVRVDIGIPEIAFELLPASVPLRIYSKDIDSFLLPRTLPNATKYLRGRVAVIAGSDQFKGASLLALQGVIASGVGSVQAVLPKDIVKSIFAQVPEVVFYNYSNDSNEQSIFIHNCLKEINLDRIDSLLIGPGLGGADEQWSDFSPMLEDFIGLLVLDADALNRLALSQEGWKWLPRRKGPTWITPHLNEFRRLFPDIAISSPLEAAVLAARISGAGILLKGANSVIATPNGLAWQLVDTSPYVARTGLGDVLAGFTAGFGALGVCSEGKLDFDLFAFAVLLHSHAAKNCNEGTNASSISRFLGKLVKTIQMQNVQADTL, encoded by the coding sequence TTGACCTGGCCTAATTTGGATGCAAACCATTTAATTGTCTCATCTTCACAGATGAAAGGCATAGAGGAGAAACTTTTTTCATATGGAATGCCAGTAGAGGCATTAATGGAGAAGGTAGGTTTAGAAATGAAGAAATGGTTTATAGAAAATCCTAGGCTGCTTGAAAATGGGGTAGTTGTTTTAGTTGGACCTGGCCATAACGGAGGAGATGGATTGGTTTTAGCAAGAGAACTTCATTTATTAGGTGTTGAAGTTTTTTTATGGTGTCCATTTGTCAATAAAAAATCATTAACAGTTCGTCAACTTTCTTATTGCTATTCAATTGGTATTAAAGAGTTACAAAGCCCACCAGACCCAGCTGGCAATTTTCTTTGGATTGATGCTTTGTTTGGGCTTGGGCAAAACAGGCCTTTGCCTCAAGAAATAGGGTTCCTTTTGCAATCACGAGAAAGAGTTAAACCAGGTAAATTGATTAGTCTGGATGTGCCAGCTGGTATATGTTCAGACACTGGGAAATCTTTTGATGCAGGCGTTGCTACAGCTTTATTTACTTTGACTGTGGGCTTAATTAAGTCAGGCTTAATACAAGATATAGCTTTGAGGTATGTAGGAACACTTGTCAGAGTTGATATTGGGATCCCAGAAATAGCTTTTGAATTATTACCTGCGAGTGTTCCATTGAGAATTTATTCAAAAGATATTGATTCGTTTTTATTGCCTAGAACACTTCCAAATGCAACTAAATATCTTAGGGGAAGAGTAGCGGTTATTGCAGGTAGTGATCAGTTTAAAGGTGCTTCTTTATTAGCATTGCAAGGAGTTATTGCGAGTGGAGTTGGAAGTGTTCAAGCTGTATTGCCAAAAGATATTGTGAAATCTATTTTTGCTCAGGTGCCAGAAGTGGTTTTTTATAACTATTCAAACGATTCAAATGAACAATCTATTTTTATTCATAATTGCCTGAAAGAAATTAACCTAGATCGAATTGATAGTTTATTAATTGGCCCAGGATTAGGTGGTGCAGATGAACAATGGTCTGATTTTTCTCCCATGCTTGAAGACTTTATTGGACTATTGGTATTAGATGCAGATGCATTAAATAGGCTTGCATTGTCTCAAGAAGGATGGAAATGGTTGCCTAGGAGAAAAGGCCCTACTTGGATAACACCTCACTTAAATGAGTTTCGTCGTTTATTCCCTGATATTGCAATTTCTTCTCCCTTAGAGGCAGCTGTTTTAGCAGCACGGATTAGTGGTGCAGGGATTTTGCTAAAAGGTGCAAATAGTGTAATTGCCACGCCTAATGGCTTGGCTTGGCAATTAGTTGACACTTCTCCTTATGTTGCTCGTACTGGATTGGGTGATGTTTTGGCTGGCTTTACAGCAGGTTTTGGAGCATTGGGAGTTTGTTCAGAGGGAAAACTAGATTTTGATTTATTTGCGTTTGCAGTTCTCTTACATTCCCACGCAGCTAAGAATTGTAATGAAGGAACTAATGCAAGCTCTATTTCTAGATTTCTGGGAAAACTTGTAAAGACGATTCAGATGCAAAATGTTCAAGCGGATACACTTTAG
- the mnmA gene encoding tRNA 2-thiouridine(34) synthase MnmA, producing MTIFTTNKKELSTPTNSKETRQGDEVLAKLKSIPGEHAVAVGLSGGVDSSLTAALLVEAGWDVKGITLWLMSGKGSCCSEGLVDAASICNQLGIDHHIVDTRETFQKEIIESLVSGYKEGITPSPCSRCNRFVKFSPILHWAKTNLGLNRIATGHYARIRHCDPQKEKGSPQKKSKKRHLLLRGLDPNKDQSYFLYDLSQEILAKVIFPLGELKKSDTRKEASRLELKTAKKPESQDLCLVEHHGSMKAFLDNYLPPREGKIILETGKEIGVHDGIEHFTIGQRKGLGVAWEEPLYVIEIQASTNRVIVAPRSKASKQKCTVGVINWVSIEPPTKPIKVEVQLRYRSNPVIANLTPINASEKDIKANRPFRCKLDFDSEQFSITPGQAAVFYDGEILLGGGIIESSEN from the coding sequence ATGACTATTTTTACTACGAACAAAAAAGAATTATCTACCCCCACAAACTCCAAAGAGACTCGTCAAGGGGATGAAGTCCTAGCAAAGCTGAAATCAATACCAGGGGAACATGCTGTTGCAGTAGGGCTTTCAGGCGGTGTTGACAGCTCTCTAACTGCTGCTCTTCTTGTTGAAGCGGGGTGGGATGTAAAAGGTATTACTCTTTGGCTAATGAGTGGGAAAGGATCATGCTGCTCAGAAGGGCTAGTTGATGCCGCAAGTATTTGCAATCAACTTGGAATAGATCACCACATAGTTGATACAAGGGAGACATTTCAAAAAGAAATTATTGAATCCTTAGTAAGCGGTTATAAGGAAGGCATCACTCCGTCACCATGTTCAAGATGTAATCGATTTGTGAAATTCTCACCAATATTGCACTGGGCAAAAACAAATCTTGGACTAAATCGTATTGCTACAGGACACTATGCTCGGATAAGACATTGTGACCCTCAAAAAGAAAAAGGATCTCCCCAAAAAAAATCAAAGAAACGTCATCTTCTACTAAGAGGTCTAGATCCAAATAAAGATCAAAGTTATTTCCTCTATGACCTTTCTCAAGAGATACTTGCAAAAGTTATTTTTCCCCTAGGTGAGTTGAAAAAATCAGATACAAGAAAGGAAGCGAGTCGATTAGAATTAAAAACAGCCAAAAAACCTGAAAGCCAAGATTTATGTCTCGTTGAACATCATGGATCAATGAAAGCTTTTTTGGATAACTATTTGCCTCCACGTGAAGGGAAAATAATTCTTGAAACCGGGAAGGAAATTGGTGTACATGATGGAATTGAGCATTTCACTATTGGTCAACGGAAAGGTTTAGGTGTTGCCTGGGAAGAGCCTCTTTATGTAATAGAAATTCAAGCTTCTACAAATCGAGTAATAGTTGCTCCTAGGTCAAAAGCAAGCAAGCAAAAATGTACTGTAGGAGTAATTAATTGGGTCTCAATTGAACCACCAACTAAACCAATAAAAGTAGAAGTGCAATTAAGATATAGAAGCAATCCTGTTATTGCAAACCTAACTCCTATTAATGCATCTGAAAAAGATATAAAAGCAAACCGTCCATTTCGTTGCAAACTAGATTTTGACTCTGAACAGTTTTCTATAACTCCTGGGCAAGCAGCTGTTTTTTATGATGGCGAAATTCTTCTTGGAGGTGGGATTATTGAATCAAGTGAAAATTAA
- a CDS encoding apolipoprotein N-acyltransferase yields the protein MFFPCNKSRYKYFIWAIGALGGFFAGFALSQSGFIFIFLALPLLWEAKQFPVAGFLWGFVSILLSHRWLLSLHPLTWLGVPELFSLPIAILLWLSCGVFGGALVYLWCLVGKITFFEKAWKSSLKQQVLTAFILSALWGLVEVILAKTPFFWIGIGESLLQGDRWLVGLARWFGEGGLATLELFLGWWLWRVGYVFRKRLAWKKFFFLGVAFLLFVHAVGWSLLVESDFSSTKRIALWQTNIPIRKKFSREFLLNLPGSLQDALSQSEKLGAEIMVAPEGTLQLGQKLLSPSQVSLLSGGFRVVKDKQRSSLLVFNKGEYSYSEAIDKYRLVPLGEKVPSFPGFIFRGLSFVGGIYPGEASRLLKWEEGPSVAVAICYELSDGNALAKATMNGAEWILSIANLDPYPMLLQKQFLAMAQIRSIESARDLISVANTGPSSLILSNGKITSVIEPFVKGIDTIDIHLSNKISGYVRWSDLPLFVSFLTAIFFLLSFSIKNQFSD from the coding sequence ATGTTTTTTCCTTGTAATAAAAGCCGCTATAAGTATTTTATTTGGGCAATAGGGGCTTTAGGAGGATTTTTTGCTGGATTCGCTCTTTCTCAGAGTGGGTTTATTTTTATTTTTTTAGCACTTCCTTTGCTTTGGGAAGCTAAGCAATTCCCTGTTGCGGGTTTCCTTTGGGGCTTTGTATCAATCCTTTTAAGTCATCGTTGGTTACTATCTCTTCATCCTCTGACATGGCTAGGAGTGCCAGAGTTGTTTAGCTTGCCCATAGCAATATTGCTGTGGTTGAGTTGTGGGGTCTTTGGTGGGGCGTTGGTTTATTTATGGTGTTTGGTTGGGAAAATAACTTTTTTTGAAAAGGCTTGGAAAAGTTCTTTAAAACAACAGGTTCTAACAGCTTTTATTTTATCTGCTTTATGGGGTCTTGTAGAAGTAATTCTTGCTAAGACTCCTTTCTTTTGGATTGGTATTGGTGAAAGCCTTTTGCAAGGTGATAGGTGGCTGGTTGGCTTGGCCAGATGGTTTGGGGAAGGAGGATTGGCGACATTAGAACTTTTTTTAGGCTGGTGGCTATGGAGAGTTGGATATGTTTTTAGAAAAAGGTTGGCATGGAAGAAGTTCTTTTTTTTAGGAGTAGCTTTTCTTTTATTTGTTCATGCTGTTGGATGGTCTTTATTAGTAGAAAGTGATTTTTCATCTACTAAACGTATAGCTCTTTGGCAAACAAATATTCCTATAAGAAAAAAATTCTCTAGAGAATTTTTGTTGAATTTGCCAGGTTCTCTTCAAGATGCTTTATCTCAATCAGAAAAATTAGGAGCTGAGATTATGGTTGCACCTGAAGGAACATTACAGCTTGGTCAGAAGCTTCTGTCTCCTTCTCAAGTTTCATTGCTTTCAGGAGGTTTTAGAGTGGTAAAAGATAAACAACGCAGTTCTTTGCTTGTTTTTAATAAAGGGGAATATTCTTATTCAGAAGCTATTGATAAATATCGATTAGTTCCTTTAGGTGAGAAGGTACCTTCTTTCCCAGGTTTTATTTTTAGAGGATTATCATTTGTAGGAGGTATTTATCCTGGAGAGGCTTCGAGGCTTCTTAAGTGGGAAGAAGGACCTTCAGTAGCAGTTGCAATTTGTTATGAGTTAAGTGATGGTAATGCTTTGGCTAAAGCCACTATGAATGGAGCTGAATGGATTTTGTCTATTGCCAACCTTGATCCATATCCAATGCTGCTTCAAAAACAGTTTCTTGCTATGGCACAAATAAGAAGTATTGAATCTGCTAGGGACTTGATTAGTGTCGCTAACACTGGCCCATCTTCATTAATTTTAAGTAATGGCAAAATCACATCAGTTATTGAGCCATTTGTAAAAGGTATTGACACTATAGATATTCATTTGTCTAACAAAATTAGCGGTTACGTTAGATGGTCAGATCTACCCTTATTCGTTAGCTTTTTAACTGCTATATTTTTTCTTTTAAGTTTTAGTATAAAGAATCAATTCTCAGATTAA
- a CDS encoding FKBP-type peptidyl-prolyl cis-trans isomerase produces the protein MKEIFLSFSIFLACVIVAIASQIISPSIVSANSNDFNNAFKTKPVNTETIQAINNPLELDPDDPNPSLFKMASEKQSSNNSLGGSIKTEIKPSGLRVTDLKIGEGDEATAGKKISVNYKGTLENGKEFDSSYGRAPFPFQLGAGRVIKGWDEGVAGMKVGGKRELIIPPSLGYGERGAGGGVIPPNATLIFEVELLSVE, from the coding sequence ATGAAAGAAATTTTTCTAAGTTTCTCAATTTTTCTTGCATGCGTAATCGTCGCAATTGCCAGTCAAATTATTTCTCCATCAATAGTTTCAGCAAATAGCAACGATTTTAATAATGCTTTTAAAACTAAGCCTGTTAATACTGAAACAATACAAGCTATAAACAATCCTCTGGAATTAGACCCAGACGACCCTAATCCCTCTCTTTTTAAAATGGCTAGCGAAAAACAATCCTCTAACAATTCTCTTGGCGGATCAATAAAAACAGAAATAAAACCATCAGGCCTAAGAGTTACAGACCTTAAAATTGGAGAAGGAGATGAAGCTACAGCAGGCAAAAAAATATCTGTAAATTACAAAGGAACACTTGAGAATGGCAAGGAATTTGACAGCAGTTATGGCAGAGCACCTTTTCCTTTCCAACTTGGTGCAGGGCGCGTAATTAAAGGATGGGACGAAGGTGTCGCCGGAATGAAAGTAGGTGGCAAGCGTGAACTTATCATCCCTCCTTCTTTGGGATATGGCGAAAGAGGTGCAGGGGGAGGGGTTATCCCTCCAAATGCAACGTTGATATTTGAAGTTGAATTATTAAGTGTTGAATAG
- the sodN gene encoding superoxide dismutase, Ni produces the protein MLRSVLSSIIKRLPAQNVLAHCDGPCGVYDPASARVAAEAVVSMTKKLLDLTPPSGNNPAEWATYNNTFSRYVSIKEEQAQETKKELLILWTDYFKPEHLSTFPDLHETFWKASKLCSACKVNIDKSKADDLLASVEKVHHMFWKSKGRSDAWITAS, from the coding sequence ATGTTGCGTTCGGTTCTTTCATCAATTATCAAAAGGCTTCCAGCCCAAAATGTACTTGCTCATTGCGATGGGCCTTGTGGTGTTTATGACCCTGCATCGGCTCGAGTAGCAGCAGAAGCAGTGGTTTCTATGACAAAAAAACTTCTGGATTTAACTCCTCCATCAGGGAATAACCCTGCAGAATGGGCTACTTATAACAATACATTTTCCCGCTATGTCTCTATAAAAGAAGAACAAGCTCAAGAAACAAAAAAGGAACTCCTGATTTTATGGACTGACTATTTCAAACCAGAGCACCTTTCTACTTTCCCAGATCTTCATGAGACTTTTTGGAAAGCATCAAAACTTTGCAGTGCTTGCAAAGTCAATATTGACAAATCAAAAGCAGACGATTTATTAGCTTCTGTAGAAAAAGTTCATCACATGTTCTGGAAATCCAAAGGTCGCTCTGATGCTTGGATAACAGCAAGCTAA
- the sodX gene encoding nickel-type superoxide dismutase maturation protease, whose translation MLLLIGSRRHCRVVGNSMTPSISDGDFLIYKPFFINKDILLENLLILVENPLDRDSLIVKRISKINENSVEIIGDNKSISIDSRQFGKVNKNQIKGIVEKIIPIQ comes from the coding sequence TTGCTTTTATTAATTGGTTCCCGACGACACTGCCGTGTTGTTGGGAATTCAATGACCCCTTCAATTAGTGACGGTGATTTTCTTATCTACAAACCTTTTTTTATTAACAAAGATATTCTTCTAGAAAACTTATTGATTTTAGTAGAAAACCCGTTGGATAGAGATTCATTAATTGTCAAAAGAATTTCTAAAATAAATGAAAATAGTGTAGAAATTATTGGCGACAATAAATCAATAAGTATCGACAGTCGTCAATTTGGAAAAGTAAATAAAAATCAAATTAAAGGAATTGTTGAAAAAATAATTCCTATACAATAA
- a CDS encoding hydantoin utilization protein A yields the protein MIISVLTGFAAGALHVIGGADHLVAMAPSAFNKPRFALKDGFAWGLGHSTGVLLLSVLAILIKDFAQIERMSTMAELSVGIFLLIVGVLTIKTSLGLHIHTHTHTHRNDGKHQHFHLHLRGGKKHNRHSHTSISLGLLHGLAGASHLIAVIPALALPRVGAVLYLFFYLLGSFLSMGVIVTAMSLATLRAGKKTIPMFFGFTGALSVMTGFFWIHKTSSFIL from the coding sequence ATGATAATTAGTGTTTTAACTGGCTTTGCTGCTGGAGCTCTTCACGTAATTGGTGGTGCTGATCATTTGGTTGCCATGGCACCTTCCGCATTTAACAAGCCTAGATTTGCCCTTAAAGATGGTTTTGCTTGGGGCTTAGGACATTCTACTGGTGTCCTTTTGCTATCAGTATTGGCAATATTGATTAAAGATTTTGCTCAAATAGAGCGAATGTCCACTATGGCTGAGTTAAGTGTGGGTATTTTTCTTTTAATAGTTGGTGTTCTAACTATTAAAACATCGTTAGGTCTTCATATTCATACTCATACTCATACTCATAGGAATGATGGGAAACATCAACATTTTCATTTACATTTAAGAGGTGGAAAAAAACATAATAGACATTCCCATACTTCTATAAGTCTAGGTTTACTTCATGGTTTAGCAGGTGCCAGTCATCTTATAGCTGTTATTCCTGCTTTGGCTTTGCCTAGAGTAGGTGCTGTTTTATATTTATTTTTTTATCTTCTAGGTTCTTTTTTATCTATGGGTGTAATTGTTACAGCAATGTCTTTAGCAACACTTAGAGCAGGTAAAAAAACAATTCCTATGTTCTTTGGATTTACTGGGGCTCTTTCTGTTATGACAGGATTCTTTTGGATTCATAAAACTTCAAGTTTTATTCTTTAA
- the trpC gene encoding indole-3-glycerol phosphate synthase TrpC — MEIRRRPPNPKVKVANLEYSIPHADAEPRNILEKIVWEKDREVSVARKNIPLEKLKSKIEKLPPCKDFLMQLKESSVKPAVIAEIKKASPSRGVIRKNFDPVEIAVAYQEGGATCLSVLTDKTFFAGGFDVLMEVRQVVDLPLLCKDFMLHPYQIYQARSAGADAILLIASILSDQDLIYMRKIALNLGLSILVEVHNSKELKRILALGGFPLIGINNRNLTTFKTDINNTEKVIRNFSKPLADQDVFLVSESGLFIREDIEKVSSFGARAVLVGESLMRKEDLKSALQEIIGL, encoded by the coding sequence ATGGAGATTCGTCGACGCCCACCTAATCCAAAAGTTAAGGTAGCTAATCTTGAGTATTCAATTCCTCATGCTGATGCAGAGCCTCGTAATATTCTTGAAAAAATAGTTTGGGAAAAAGATAGAGAAGTTAGTGTTGCCCGTAAAAATATCCCTTTAGAGAAACTCAAATCAAAAATTGAAAAACTACCTCCTTGCAAAGATTTTTTAATGCAATTAAAAGAGTCTTCAGTTAAACCAGCTGTAATAGCTGAAATTAAGAAGGCTAGTCCTAGTAGAGGAGTTATTAGAAAAAATTTTGATCCTGTTGAGATAGCAGTTGCCTATCAAGAAGGAGGAGCAACATGTTTGTCGGTATTGACTGATAAAACTTTTTTTGCAGGAGGGTTTGATGTGCTTATGGAAGTTAGACAAGTAGTTGATCTTCCTTTGCTTTGTAAGGACTTTATGTTGCATCCTTATCAAATTTATCAGGCAAGATCTGCGGGAGCTGATGCAATTTTGTTAATAGCATCAATACTCTCAGATCAGGACTTAATTTATATGAGAAAAATTGCTTTAAACCTTGGCCTTTCAATATTAGTTGAGGTCCATAATTCAAAAGAATTAAAAAGAATTCTTGCCTTAGGTGGATTTCCACTCATTGGCATTAACAATAGAAATTTGACAACTTTTAAGACAGATATAAATAATACGGAGAAAGTTATTAGAAATTTTTCAAAACCTTTAGCAGATCAGGATGTTTTTTTAGTTAGCGAGTCTGGACTTTTTATTAGAGAGGATATTGAAAAGGTTTCGTCGTTTGGTGCTAGAGCAGTTTTGGTTGGGGAATCTTTGATGAGAAAAGAAGATTTAAAAAGTGCGTTGCAGGAAATAATCGGATTGTAA
- the lpdA gene encoding dihydrolipoyl dehydrogenase: MSQTNYDFDVIVIGAGYGGFDAAKHAAEHGLKVAIIESREMGGTCVNRGCVPSKALLAASGKVRELADSDHLASFGIHSAPVRFERSKIADHANNLVLNVRNNLTKTLERSGVTILQGKGRLEGQQKVGLRENNGVDRVLVAKDVILATGSDPFVPPGIEIDGRTVFTSDEAISLEWLPRWIAIIGSGYIGLEFADVYTALGCEVTMIEALERVMPTFDPDITKIASRNLIAGRDIDAKSGLLASKVTPGCPVNIELSDVKTRDLVEELEVDAVLVATGRIPSSKDLNLESMGVKTNRGFIPIDDSMRVLVDGKLVPNLWAVGDVTGKLMLAHTAAAQGTIAVDNILGVDRNIDYRSIPAATFTHPEISSVGLSEEQAKELSKTDSFKLGIVRSYFKANSKALAELESDGLMKLLFRKDTGEILGAHIYGLHAADLIQEVANALSRKQSVLELSREVHTHPTLSEVVEVAYKQAAQQLKGQ; the protein is encoded by the coding sequence GTGAGTCAAACAAATTACGATTTCGATGTAATTGTCATTGGGGCAGGTTATGGGGGCTTTGATGCCGCCAAACATGCTGCTGAACATGGTTTGAAAGTGGCAATTATTGAATCTCGAGAAATGGGTGGCACATGTGTTAATAGAGGTTGTGTCCCCTCAAAAGCATTGTTGGCAGCAAGTGGCAAAGTTCGGGAACTTGCTGATTCTGATCATCTTGCTTCGTTTGGTATTCATTCAGCACCTGTTAGGTTTGAACGAAGCAAAATTGCAGATCATGCAAATAATTTAGTTTTGAACGTGCGAAATAATTTAACTAAGACTTTAGAAAGGTCAGGTGTAACTATTTTGCAAGGCAAAGGTCGGTTGGAAGGACAACAAAAAGTTGGTCTAAGAGAAAATAATGGTGTCGATCGAGTTTTAGTCGCTAAAGATGTGATTTTAGCTACTGGATCAGATCCTTTTGTCCCTCCAGGGATAGAAATTGACGGCAGAACAGTTTTTACAAGTGATGAAGCAATTAGTCTTGAATGGCTTCCAAGATGGATAGCCATTATTGGAAGTGGTTATATAGGTCTTGAATTTGCAGATGTTTATACAGCTTTAGGTTGTGAGGTGACCATGATAGAGGCTTTGGAAAGAGTCATGCCTACTTTTGATCCTGATATCACTAAGATTGCTTCTCGCAATTTAATTGCTGGTCGCGATATAGATGCTAAGTCAGGTTTACTTGCAAGTAAGGTAACGCCAGGATGTCCAGTTAACATCGAACTTTCTGATGTTAAAACAAGAGATTTAGTAGAAGAATTAGAAGTTGATGCTGTACTTGTAGCTACGGGAAGAATCCCTAGTAGTAAGGATTTAAATTTAGAATCTATGGGTGTTAAAACCAATAGAGGTTTTATTCCTATTGATGACTCAATGAGGGTTTTGGTTGATGGTAAGTTAGTCCCCAATCTTTGGGCTGTTGGGGATGTTACTGGGAAATTAATGTTAGCTCATACAGCTGCAGCACAAGGCACTATCGCAGTTGATAACATTCTTGGTGTCGATAGAAATATTGACTATAGAAGTATCCCTGCGGCCACTTTTACTCATCCAGAGATTAGTTCGGTGGGATTATCTGAAGAACAAGCAAAAGAATTATCTAAAACCGATAGTTTTAAGCTAGGAATTGTTCGGAGTTATTTCAAAGCCAACTCCAAAGCTTTAGCTGAATTAGAGAGTGATGGATTAATGAAATTACTTTTTCGAAAAGATACTGGTGAAATACTTGGTGCACATATATATGGACTTCATGCAGCTGATCTAATTCAGGAAGTTGCAAATGCATTGTCTAGGAAACAGAGTGTATTGGAATTGTCTAGAGAAGTTCATACTCATCCGACTTTGAGTGAAGTTGTTGAGGTTGCTTATAAGCAAGCTGCTCAACAATTAAAAGGACAATAA
- a CDS encoding TrmH family RNA methyltransferase: MITSSRNPLVRRLKALSAPKERYQKSSFLLEGSNLLKEALKTSSLPSEIIATPEWIEKHLEIMECLPESVRLHLVSKSVLKASLTTVNPDGVASLLSLDSLPKVNDKADFILALDRLQDPGNLGTLFRTALAAEVEDVWLAMGADPLSQKVLRSSAGAIFHLPFQRLGNSEEDAVNELFTKLKMAKDRGFQIVGTYGPGAHAITRVSPYWEINWSEPTILVLGNEGSGLHPKIQASCTHAVTLPHNVLVESLNVASAAVPLLLERLRAKMTS; encoded by the coding sequence TTGATTACTAGTTCTCGGAATCCTTTAGTGCGCCGCTTGAAAGCATTATCTGCTCCTAAGGAACGTTATCAAAAATCAAGTTTCTTACTTGAAGGAAGTAATTTGTTGAAAGAAGCTTTAAAAACTAGTTCGCTGCCTTCTGAAATAATTGCCACTCCAGAATGGATTGAAAAACATTTAGAGATAATGGAATGTTTACCTGAAAGTGTTCGCCTTCATCTTGTTTCGAAATCTGTGCTTAAGGCATCTCTTACAACTGTAAACCCAGATGGAGTTGCATCTCTTTTGTCTTTAGATTCGCTCCCTAAAGTAAACGATAAAGCTGATTTCATTTTAGCTCTTGATAGATTGCAAGATCCTGGCAATTTAGGAACTTTGTTTAGAACTGCTTTGGCCGCTGAAGTAGAAGATGTTTGGTTAGCGATGGGAGCAGATCCACTTAGTCAAAAAGTTTTAAGATCATCTGCTGGAGCAATTTTCCATCTTCCTTTTCAACGTTTAGGTAATTCTGAAGAAGATGCTGTTAATGAATTGTTTACGAAGTTAAAAATGGCTAAAGATAGAGGATTCCAAATTGTTGGAACTTATGGGCCAGGAGCTCATGCAATTACAAGGGTTTCTCCCTATTGGGAGATTAATTGGAGTGAGCCAACTATCTTAGTTTTAGGGAATGAAGGCTCAGGCCTTCATCCGAAAATCCAAGCTTCTTGTACGCATGCAGTAACGTTGCCTCATAATGTACTTGTTGAGTCTCTAAATGTTGCATCTGCAGCCGTTCCATTACTGTTGGAACGGTTGCGAGCCAAAATGACCTCTTAG